CGGCTAACGGAGCTTGCCCCGTAAGCCTCTGTGGCAAGTACAACATGCGGGCCTTTGAACCCGGAGAGATTTTAGCAAGCATCCATGAACTGGTAAAGGAGGTTGAAGGATGATGGCCGAAAGAGAATATGAAAAATACTTCCGTCAGAACCGCCTCCCGCACCTCTGGTGTCCCGGCTGCGGCAACGGCATTGCCATGAAGGCTATCGTGCAGGCGATTGCCAAGCGTCCGGAACTCAATCAGGATAATACGGTGATTGTTTCCGGTATCGGCTGCTCTTCCCGTGCTTCGGGTTATATGGATTTTGATACCCTGCATACGGCGCATGGGCGCGCGATTCCCTTTGCCACGGGGATTAAGCTGGCAAGACCGGACCTCAATGTAGTGGTCATTACCGGCGATGGTGACTGCACGGCGATTGGCGGCAATCACTTCATCCATGGCTGCCGCCGTAATGTGGATTTGACGGTGGTGCTGTTCAACAATAATATTTACGGCATGACGGGCGGTCAGGCTTCGCCCATGACGCCAACGGGCCGCAAGGCAACCACCGCGCCTTATGGCTCCGTTGACCGTCCCTTTGATGCCTGCGCTTTGGCTGAAGCTGCGGGAGCTACCTATGTAGCTCGCTCCACAGCCTTCCATGTGCAGCATTTGACGGATATGATTGCCAACGCCTTTGACAACCACGGCTTCTCGTTTGTAGAAGCACTGGTGCAGTGCCCGACCGCTTATGGCCGCAAGAACAAACTGGGCAGTCCGGCAGATATGCTCAAATG
The Selenomonas ruminantium AC2024 DNA segment above includes these coding regions:
- a CDS encoding thiamine pyrophosphate-dependent enzyme; its protein translation is MMAEREYEKYFRQNRLPHLWCPGCGNGIAMKAIVQAIAKRPELNQDNTVIVSGIGCSSRASGYMDFDTLHTAHGRAIPFATGIKLARPDLNVVVITGDGDCTAIGGNHFIHGCRRNVDLTVVLFNNNIYGMTGGQASPMTPTGRKATTAPYGSVDRPFDACALAEAAGATYVARSTAFHVQHLTDMIANAFDNHGFSFVEALVQCPTAYGRKNKLGSPADMLKWMRDNAVMKAAWDKLDPATTAPEKFPIGLLYEATAMDYDTAYDQVIERAGGAHA